In one Oryza glaberrima chromosome 2, OglaRS2, whole genome shotgun sequence genomic region, the following are encoded:
- the LOC127763245 gene encoding probable E3 ubiquitin-protein ligase RHG1A, whose protein sequence is MEDYPSWRSKAAIGFLRRGGGFSSRNQSTEERTIQNYDGPGITTRLNPMKTRLSDNQERPRYLRDSFKSSTSMAIHGSSSKVLLRKFGDEKRRQSLLAGVDIAESSSRNAGGKHLEGSNKRIVVDDRSSDVLHTETEGLATEQDQLIAPNAGVSDSASSSDISEHAVESLVRSAAPSSRTRRQKDKELNLGQSGVCSSSCTNRPTISRYAPADVKRPCNHASGVQRHGHNNPDCTSVPNFLPSGCSSGSVYSRRFDAMRKRTSDGGSFSRSRGLSGTASLDDSPPAYPAIAGPRISTTTTERASQQNALRSRRNFQDSAVSVRTRRPPWGARFRISEEREDGMISQRDSSIGNQQSDQVHSSSEEASTESSSRPFSAELPHAIYSSRGEGSNAFTARRRRSSSLYEERPPQTFHDLFRERNGRRHISIEGIAEVLLALDRIEQEAELTYEQLMVLETNILLGAFTSHDQHSDMRMDIDNMSYEELLALGDRIGSVSTALSEEQFVKCLRRSIYRPVATKANAQVVDDIKCSICQEEYIEGEEVGRLGCEHQYHVCCIHQWLRQKNWCPICKASAEPSTVS, encoded by the exons ATGGAGGATTATCCAAGTTGGAGATCAAAAGCAGCTATTGGATTTCTCAGAAGAGGTGGTGGTTTCTCTTCGAGAAATCAAAGCACTGAAGAGAGGACCATTCAGAACTATGATGGACCAGGAATCACCACAAGACTCAATCCGATGAAAACCAGGCTGTCTGAtaatcaagagagaccaagatACCTACGTGACTCATTCAAATCTTCAACCTCAATGGCCATTCATGGAAGCTCTTCCAAAGTTCTGCTTAGAAAATTTGGTGACGAAAAACGAAGGCAATCGCTGTTGGCAGGGGTAGACATTGCTGAAAGTAGCAGCAGAAATGCTGGGGGCAAACATCTGGAGGGTAGTAATAAGAGAATCGTTGTCGATGATAGGAGTTCAGATGTTCTGCATACTGAAACAGAAGGCTTGGCTACTGAACAAGACCAATTGATAGCACCCAATGCTGGAGTTTCTGATTCTGCTAGTTCGTCAGATATTTCTGAACATGCAGTTGAATCCTTGGTAAGGAGTGCTGCTCCAAGTTCTAGAACCCGTAGACAGAAGGACAAAGAATTGAATTTGGGTCAATCAGGAGTTTGCTCTTCGTCATGTACTAACAGGCCTACTATATCAAGATATGCTCCTGCCGATGTGAAGCGACCGTGTAATCATGCTAGCGGAGTACAACGGCATGGTCATAACAATCCGGACTGTACTTCAGTACCTAATTTTCTGCCATCAGGTTGCTCATCTGGTTCTGTTTATAGCAGGAGGTTTGATGCAATGAGAAAAAGGACTTCTGATGGGGGAAGTTTTTCTAGATCAAGGGGCTTAAGTGGAACGGCTAGCTTAGACGATTCACCTCCTGCATACCCTGCCATTGCTGGTCCTAGAATCAGCACAACTACAACTGAACGGGCTTCACAACAAAATGCACTAAGAAGCAGAAGGAATTTTCAGGATTCAGCAGTGTCAGTAAGGACAAGAAGACCTCCTTGGGGTGCTAGGTTCAGGATCTCTGAGGAAAGAGAGGATGGCATGATTTCTCAGCGTGATTCTTCCATAGGGAATCAACAGTCAGATCAGGTGCATTCATCTTCGGAAGAGGCCTCTACAGAGAGCTCCTCAAGACCATTCTCTGCAGAATTACCTCATGCAATTTACTCATCTAGAGGAGAGGGATCAAATGCTTTCACTGCAAGgagaagaagatcaagctcCCTTTATGAGGAAAGACCTCCACAGACATTCCATGATCTTTTCAGAGAAAGAAATGGCCGAAGACACATATCCATAGAAGGAATTGCAGAG GTATTACTAGCTCTGGACAGGATTGAACAAGAAGCAGAACTGACTTATGAG CAATTGATGGTGTTGGAGACAAATATATTGCTTGGTGCTTTCACCTCCCATGATCAGCATAGTGACATGCGCATGGATATCGACAACATGTCCTATGAg GAATTATTAGCATTAGGAGACAGAATAGGCTCTGTTAGCACCGCTCTTTCTGAGGAGCAATTTGTGAAATGCCTCAGAAGAAGTATATATAGACCAGTGGCTACAAAAGCAAACGCGCAAGTTGTAGACGACATCAAATGCAGCATATGCCAG GAGGAGTACATAGAGGGTGAAGAAGTTGGACGGCTGGGATGTGAGCATCAGTACCATGTGTGCTGCATTCACCAGTGGCTCAGGCAGAAGAACTGGTGTCCAATATGCAAAGCTTCAGCTGAACCTTCTACTGTGAGCTAA
- the LOC127761470 gene encoding uncharacterized protein LOC127761470, translating to MAAEGKTRVVVVGGGIAGSLLAKTMQPHADVVLLDPKDYLEIPWAELRSMVEPSFAERSLIYHRDYLTNATIVTSSAVNITEQAVLTADGQSLAYDYLVIATGHALTSPGSRSERIKEFQRDKGKIESSESVLIIGGGPTGVELAGEIAVDYPEKKVTLVHRGSRLLEFIGDKASKKCLDWLTSKKVDVLFQQSIDLDSLSNTEKLYRTSAGETVTADCHFVCIGKPLSSSWLHDTILKESLDNKGRLMVEKDLRIKGYNNIFAIGDITDIPEIKQGYLAHKHALLVAKNLRLLIKGSPNSKLETYSPGFALALISLGRNEGLAQLPFLTLGGCLPGKIKSRDLFIGRTRKQMGLNA from the exons atggcggcggaggggaagacgagggtggtggtggtcggcggcggcatcgccggATCGCTCCTCGCCAAGACCATGCAGCCCCACGCCGACGTCGTCCTCCTCGATCC GAAGGACTATTTAGAGATCCCTTGGGCTGAATTGAGATCAATGGTTGAACCCTCTTTTGCTGAGAGATCATTAATCTATCACAGGGATTACCTCACCAATGCAACTATTGTAACCTCTTCTGCAGTCAATATCACGGAACAAGCCGTGCTGACTGCTGATGGTCAATCTCTTGCATATGATTATCTAGTTATAGCAACTGGGCATGCGTTAACTTCTCCTGGGAGCAGAAGCGAGAGGATAAAAGAATTCCAAAGAG ATAAAGGGAAGATTGAATCCTCTGAATCAGTTCTGATAATTGGAGGTGGCCCAACTGGTGTTGAGCTAGCTGGAGAGATTGCAGTAGATTACCCAGAGAAGAAGGTGACCCTTGTCCATAGAGGATCACGGTTACTAGAATTTATTGGAGACAAAGCCTCCAAAAAGTGTCTTGATTGGCTCACTTCAAAGAAAGTAGATGTGCTTTTCCAGCAGTCGATTGACTTGGATTCATTATCGAACACAGAGAAGTTGTACAGAACATCAGCTGGAGAAACAGTAACAGCTGATTGCCACTTTGTGTGTATCGGTAAGCCACTCAGTTCATCATGGCTACATGATACCATTCTAAAGGAATCCTTGGACAACAAGGGAAGACTAATGGTGGAAAAGGATTTAAGAATAAAAGGTTATAATAACATTTTTGCAATTGGTGACATCACAGATATTCCT GAAATTAAGCAAGGTTACCTTGCCCATAAGCATGCTCTGCTAGTAGCAAAGAACTTGAGATTATTGATTAAAGGTTCTCCTAACAGCAAACTGGAGACTTACAGCCCTGGATTTGCATTGGCACTTATCTCTCTTGGAAGGAACGAAGGGTTGGCTCAGTTGCCGTTCCTCACACTCGGTGGCTGCTTACCAGGCAAGATTAAATCTCGAGATCTGTTTATTGGTAGGACAAGGAAGCAGATGGGTCTAAATGCTTGA